In Phyllostomus discolor isolate MPI-MPIP mPhyDis1 chromosome 3, mPhyDis1.pri.v3, whole genome shotgun sequence, a single genomic region encodes these proteins:
- the BRD3OS gene encoding putative uncharacterized protein BRD3OS isoform X2: MSGRAPLAEKALSEGYARRRYRDTSLLIWQQQQQQLESAPPRTYLGRSRSMWYSRYGNEAILVRDRDKLEVSRDTGQSKFCTVM; encoded by the coding sequence ATGAGCGGCCGCGCCCCGCTGGCAGAGAAAGCCCTGTCGGAAGGCTACGCCCGGCGGCGCTACAGGGACACCTCCCTGCTCatctggcagcagcagcagcagcagctggagtcCGCGCCGCCCAGGACCTACCTGGGCAGGAGCCGCAGCATGTGGTACTCCCGGTACGGAAACGAGGCCATCCTGGTCCGGGACCGGGACAAGCTGGAGGTCTCCAGGGACACGGGCCAGTCCAAGTTCTGCACAGTCATGTGA
- the BRD3OS gene encoding putative uncharacterized protein BRD3OS isoform X1, producing the protein MPAALPWRRGGAANRLCLGLKRRAPPRGPGVAENRAARATAARAGGRKGPPDAWSTKAALVAGIALGKSCPLAPQYKAGSQRRLCTPDKS; encoded by the exons ATGCCTGCGGCGCTGCCATGGAGACGCGGCGGGGCGGCCAACAGGCTCTGCCTGGGTCTGAAgcgccgcgccccgccccgcggccCGGGCGTCGCCGAGAACCGCGCCGCGAGGGCGACTGCGGCGCGGGCGGGAGGGCgtaag GGGCCTCCAGATGCCTGGAGCACAAAGGCGGCGCTGGTGGCCGG TATCGCCCTGGGGAAGAGCTGTCCACTAGCCCCACAATATAAGGCTGGGAGCCAGCGCCGCCTCTGCACCCCGGACAAGTCCTAG